GGATACTCTATTTCCCTAAACTGAAGAATCAGGTAGAGATCCAGAAGAACAAGATCAATCTCTACTCCAATCAGGTCTTCATCACCGATAATGTGGAGAACATCGTCCCGGAATTCCTGACCCTGCTCCACGGGGTGATCGATTCTCCGGACATTCCGCTCAACGTATCGCGTAGCTACCTACAGAGCGATCACAATGTGCAGAAGATCTCTAAGTACATCCAGAAGAAGGTGGCCGATCAGCTGGAGAAGATGTTCAAGAACGACCGCGAGGACTTCGAGCAGAAGTGGGAGGATATCAAGGTATTCATCGAGTACGGTATGCTCACCCAAGAGAAGTTTGCTGACAAGATGTACAATGCATATCTGCTGAAGGATACAGAAGGCAAGCACTACACCGTGGAGGAATATACCGAGAAGGTGGAGGCCCTTCAGAAGAATAAGGACGACAAGACCGTATTGCTCTACACACATGATGCTGAAGAGCACCATGCCTTCATCAGTCAGGCCAAGGAGCGGGGCTATCAGGTACTCGTCATGGATAGTCCATTGACCAGTCATATGCTCATGAAACTGGAGCAGAAGTTCAGTGATGTCAGCTTCACCCGTGTGGATGCCGATACCATCGATAAGCTCATCGATAAGGGAGAGGATCTACCGAGCAAGCTGAGCAAGGAGCAGGAAGAAGCGCTCAAGCCTTTTGTAGAAGAATTGGTTGACAAGCAGAAGTATCAAGTAGAGCTCAACCCTATGAGCGAGAGCGATGCGCCCATGCTCATCACACAGAGCGAGTTCATGCGTAGGATGAAGGAGCAGCAGATGAGCGGTGGAGGCGGCATGATGATGGGAGCCTTTCCAGAGATGTATAATCTGGTGGTCAATACCAATCATCCGCTCATCGCACAGATAGCTGAGGCAAAGAAAGAGGATAAGAAGAAGGCCCTTACCGAGCAGGCCCTCGATCTGGCCATGCTCAGTCAAGGAATGCTCAAAGGGGAACGACTGACCGGATTCATCAAACGGAGTCTGGACTTGATCAAATGACAAGTCCATTACTTTCGTTGAACATCAAACGCAAAATCTACAATTGAAATGAGAGGTTTATTCATCACACTCCTGGTCCTATTGGTCTTTGGAGGGCTGGCCTTCTTCGCTCTGAAAGGCCCATATAACAACATGGTCGAACTCGATGAGACCGTCAACGGTGCCTGGTCCCAAGTAGAGGATCAATACCAGCGTAGACACGATCTGATCGGTAATCTGGTAGAGACCGTCAAGGGCTATGCACAGACCGAGGAGCGAATTCTCGTACAGGTGACCGAGGCTCGTGCTGCAGCCATGGCGGCCATGCAGAGTACCGGTCCCGATGGAGGGCCTGATATTGCAGCCATCCAACAGACTCAAGGGAGATTGAGTGGGGCCATGCGAGGATTCTTCGGTTATACGGAGAACTATCCCGAATTGAAGTCCAGTCAGCTCTTCAGCGATCTGCAGGCGCAACTGGAAGGCACTGAGAACCGGATCTCTACAGCACGTAGTCGATTTAATGACACGGTTCAATCCTACAATAAGCTGGTCCGGAAATTCCCCAATAATCTGATTGCCGGCATGTTCGGCTTTGAGCAGCGGGAGTATTTCGAATCCACCGAAGGTGCAAATACGGCCCCAGAGGTGAAATTCTGATCGAGCACTTGGCCAAGTATCCCACATTCTTCACTCCGGATGAACGCGCAGAGATAGAATCGGCCATTCAACAGGCCGAGCTATTGACCTCAGGGGAGATACGCGTACATCTAGAAGACCATTGCGATCATCGACCGCACGATAGAGCCGCCTTCATCTTCGAGCAATTGCATATGCATGAGACAGCAGAGCGCAATGGCGTGCTCTTCTATCTGGCCGTGTGCGATCATCGCTTCGCAGTGATAGGGGATATCGGCATCCATCAACGCGTTGGTCAAGATTTCTGGGAAGAACTCTGCAAGGATCTGGAGCAGCATCTCCGCTCAGGTCATCCCAAGGACGGACTGATTCAGGCGATACTCAAAGTGGGCAAGTCCCTCTCAGAGGCATTTCCCAGACAGGCAGATGACAGAAATGAATTGGATGACACCATATCCATGGGGAAGTTATGAGGAGAACGATAGTCGCCTTATTTCTCCTCTGGATAGGGTCGGTCCATGCGCAGGATTGTCTACCTGCTACCCCTGATCTACAGACACAGGACAGCTTCTTGGTCTATGATTTGGCGAATTTCTTGCCTGACGCACAAGAGGGGCAACTGAATAAGAAACTCGTGGACTTCTATCGGGAGACCTCCAATCAGATCCTGGTCATAGTCCCGGATACCTTGTGTGGTTACGAGCCTTGGGAATATGCGACACGCTTAGGACACAGTTGGGGAATAGGAAGAGCCGATAAGGACAATGGAGTGGTGGTGATGCTCAAACCCAAAGTGGGAAGAAGCAAAGGGCATATCCATATCGCTACGGGCTATGGCCTGGAAGGAGCCATCCCCGATGTATACGCCAACCGCATCACCGATCAGGTCATGATCCCTTATTTCAAGCAGAACCAGTATATGCAGGGATTGGAGGCCGGTACCGATGTCATCATGGACCTGGCCATAGGGGAGTACAACGAGCAAGTGGCCATGGTCAAGGGGGAGATGCCCAAGGAAGCCTACTATTTCCTTCTGTCCGTATTCCTCATCCTTTTCCTGGTGATATTCTCCTATCACCGCAGAGTGCTGCGCTATGCTGCAGTCAATGATCTAGCCTATTGGACGGCCTTTTGGATGTTGATGAACCAGCACGGCCATACCGGCCGATTCGATGATTTCGGTCGCGGCAGTGGCCCCTTCCGTACAGGAGGTGGATTCGGTGGCTTCGGTGGAGGAGGATTCGGAGGTGGAGGAGGATTCGGTGGCTTCGGAGGAGGCGGATTTGGCGGTGGAGGCGCAGGAGGATCGTGGTAGAATTGATTCCAAATTCAAGAATCAAGATTCAAGAGCACGTGTCTCTTGAATCAGCTATTTGGAATCTGGAATCAAATGTCTGGAATCAACACTCTGGAATCTTGAATCAAAAGAATGGCATTCGGTAAATGGATAGGTGGAGCAGTAGGTTGGGCCTTTGGAGGTCCGATCGGAGCTTTCTTGGGCTTCGCGTTGGGCTCCATATTCGATAGGGCAGAACCCGGGATGGTGGAACAGGCTCCCTATACCCATTCCACCGGTCGCCCTCAGACCCGACAAGGGGACTTCAATATCAGTCTGGTCATTCTCTCGGCCGCAGTGATGAAAGCCGATGGACGTACCATGAAATCCGAGTTGACCTATGTCAAGTCTTTCTTGGACCAGCAATTCGGCAAACGGGCATCGACCGAGTATATCCGTATGCTACGCGATATCCTGAAGAAGGACATCCCGGTGCGGGAGGTGAGTCAACAGATCGCACAATACATGGCCATGCCTATGCGCCTACAGTTGCTGCACTATCTCTACGGAATT
The Flavobacteriales bacterium DNA segment above includes these coding regions:
- the htpG gene encoding molecular chaperone HtpG, giving the protein LDEKDGTITVRDNGIGMTGEEVEKYINQIAFSGAEEFVNKYKDKTEAIIGHFGLGFYSAFMVADKVEIITRSQKPNSTPVHWTCDGSPNYTLEETSKKTKGTDVILHIAEDSKEFLERNRIQGILDKYCKFLPVEIKFGKKTESVEDGTDDEGKTKWKSVEVDNIINNTTPAWTKAPSDLKQEDYTAFYRELYPMNFEEPIFHIHLNVDYPFNLTGILYFPKLKNQVEIQKNKINLYSNQVFITDNVENIVPEFLTLLHGVIDSPDIPLNVSRSYLQSDHNVQKISKYIQKKVADQLEKMFKNDREDFEQKWEDIKVFIEYGMLTQEKFADKMYNAYLLKDTEGKHYTVEEYTEKVEALQKNKDDKTVLLYTHDAEEHHAFISQAKERGYQVLVMDSPLTSHMLMKLEQKFSDVSFTRVDADTIDKLIDKGEDLPSKLSKEQEEALKPFVEELVDKQKYQVELNPMSESDAPMLITQSEFMRRMKEQQMSGGGGMMMGAFPEMYNLVVNTNHPLIAQIAEAKKEDKKKALTEQALDLAMLSQGMLKGERLTGFIKRSLDLIK
- a CDS encoding DnaJ domain-containing protein, translating into MAFGKWIGGAVGWAFGGPIGAFLGFALGSIFDRAEPGMVEQAPYTHSTGRPQTRQGDFNISLVILSAAVMKADGRTMKSELTYVKSFLDQQFGKRASTEYIRMLRDILKKDIPVREVSQQIAQYMAMPMRLQLLHYLYGIAKADGHVHSAEVDLISTIASYMRIPRADQESIKNMFYQEVNSAYKILEIDPSVSNDELKQAYRRMAKRFHPDKVASLGDEVRQGAEEKFKKIQEAYEQIKKERGLN
- a CDS encoding TPM domain-containing protein; this encodes MAKYPTFFTPDERAEIESAIQQAELLTSGEIRVHLEDHCDHRPHDRAAFIFEQLHMHETAERNGVLFYLAVCDHRFAVIGDIGIHQRVGQDFWEELCKDLEQHLRSGHPKDGLIQAILKVGKSLSEAFPRQADDRNELDDTISMGKL
- a CDS encoding LemA family protein, coding for MRGLFITLLVLLVFGGLAFFALKGPYNNMVELDETVNGAWSQVEDQYQRRHDLIGNLVETVKGYAQTEERILVQVTEARAAAMAAMQSTGPDGGPDIAAIQQTQGRLSGAMRGFFGYTENYPELKSSQLFSDLQAQLEGTENRISTARSRFNDTVQSYNKLVRKFPNNLIAGMFGFEQREYFESTEGANTAPEVKF